The Acropora muricata isolate sample 2 chromosome 5, ASM3666990v1, whole genome shotgun sequence genome includes a window with the following:
- the LOC136916336 gene encoding E3 ubiquitin-protein ligase HECTD1-like, protein MKECHKHILRRRIVELVTDLEPEPLLLYLYSKKVIDEDDMEEIQSCNLRRTMSKVLILKLMKKGPQAFSNFVDGLQNKQPFLACSLLQEENKRLSELKIELENLEMEREELKTKLQCFEENERLRLLSTLESSEDDFEEPFDDSSGRQSRRVECRGTSRCQKSRTSTRLRKEASQSREYHFRYEEDFDTKGVIHYLGFNAGVNMWRNPARVASSGVKVTYCDKNDRGDPNNILEYSTPTNSSTRSGWCLDLGDNYTLRLTDYTLRQLGSNDRNFLQNFEILGKLGAKDDWHVLGRHHEVDWRSQRFSHMMLGNKDLSYKTKTWSVEGELRAYRQFKIVPMKDRSTSVPGTHPMSLAGIELYGVLSVPYLD, encoded by the exons ATGAAGGAATGCCACAAACATATTCTGCGAAGGCGCATTGTAGAACTCGTGACGGATTTAGAACCAGAACCGCTGTTACTTTATTTGTATTCGAAGAAAGTGATAGATGAGGATGACATGGAAGAGATACAAAGCTGCAACTTACGCAGGACTATGAGTAAGGTATTAATTTTAAAGCTGATGAAGAAAGGTCCACAAGCTTTTTCAAACTTTGTTGACGGACTGCAAAACAAACAGCCATTTCTGGCCTGTTCTCTTTTACAAGAAG AGAACAAGCGGCTCTCGGAACTCAAAATCGAACTGGAAAATTTAGAAATGGAAAGAGAGGAACTAAAGACCAAATTGCAGTGTTTTGAAGAGAACGAACGCTTAC GGCTATTATCCACTCTGGAAAGTTCTGAGGATGATTTTGAAGAGCCATTCGATGACTCATCGGGAAGACAGTCGCGACGAGTGGAGTGTAGAGGGACTTCTCGGTGTCAAAAAAGCAGAACTTCGACACGGCTAAGAAAAGAAGCATCACAAAGTAGAGAAT atcatTTCAGGTATGAGGAGGACTTCGATACTAAAGGTGTTATTCACTACCTCGGTTTCAATGCCGGAGTCAATATGTGGCGGAATCCTGCTCGAGTAGCGTCATCTGGAGTGAAAGTGACCTACTGCGATAAAAATGATCGTGGAGACCCTAATAATATCTTGGAATATTCCACTCCCACTAACAGTTCCACACGATCGGGATGGTGTCTGGATTTGGGAGATAACTACACACTGCGGCTAACCGACTACACTCTGAGGCAGCTCGGAAGCAATGACAGAAACTTTCTACAAAACTTTGAAATCCTTGGTAAGCTTGGCGCTAAAGATGATTGGCATGTGCTGGGCAGGCATCATGAAGTTGATTGGAGGTCGCAGCGTTTTTCACACATGATGTTAGGAAATAAAGACTTGTCATATAAAACAAAAACGTGGTCTGTGGAAGGGGAATTAAGAGCTTATCGCCAGTTCAAGATAGTCCCGATGAAAGACAGGTCGACCAGTGTGCCAGGCACGCACCCTATGTCCTTGGCTGGTATCGAGTTATATGGAGTACTCAGTGTGCCATATTTGGACTAG